One part of the Candidatus Zymogenaceae bacterium genome encodes these proteins:
- a CDS encoding MoaD/ThiS family protein has protein sequence MASITVRLFASLRKYAPETFDRGTGTLDITEGSPISEIIAALDIPPDRVKMIMKNGIVASRKDPVAPNDRVALFPPELAFNLYVAMNFREDLR, from the coding sequence ATGGCATCCATAACGGTCAGGTTGTTCGCATCCTTAAGGAAATATGCGCCGGAGACGTTCGATCGGGGTACGGGGACCCTGGATATTACGGAGGGCTCTCCCATCAGCGAGATCATCGCCGCTTTGGACATTCCCCCGGACCGGGTGAAGATGATCATGAAAAACGGAATCGTCGCATCCCGAAAGGACCCGGTCGCCCCAAACGATCGGGTTGCCCTCTTCCCGCCGGAGCTGGCCTTCAACCTCTATGTGGCCATGAACTTCCGGGAGGACCTGCGCTAA
- a CDS encoding MFS transporter, which translates to MTDKAQVETLPLWKMIMYGLGSTGWSLGTYAIANLLVYFYMPPDAGGAPIFPARIFQGSVLGVLTVIGMIFAGGRLFDAVTDPIVATWSDRSKSPLGRRRKFMLIAAIPFGICSFLCFVPLIRDVSVVNSIWLALNTVLAYFFMTMYVTPYYAWISELGHNPRERVVISTVLSVCWIVGYVLGSMSVALQSVFEKTMPSSLAFQTALAGFSVVAVVLMFLPVIFIDEGRYCEPHVSEQGILDALKSCVKNRNFLYFVLSDVTNFTAQIFLFSGMVYYITVLLGFEKEFYSVVIMITVAVSFVFYPVTVWTSKKFGKKRVLLSSYVAFALGYVFITLLGMMPMSQMMQIGVMIALFSFAIAVSGILPNAVTADIAEADGITGGEFKAGIFFGARTFAYKMGQMLAALIFPSFLLLGMTVENDLGVRLSAAAGMVVTIIGGGLLLKYNEKEILGILATREDVTGEVRERHKEER; encoded by the coding sequence ATGACGGACAAGGCGCAGGTAGAGACGCTCCCCCTCTGGAAAATGATCATGTACGGTCTGGGGTCCACCGGATGGTCCCTGGGGACATACGCCATCGCGAACCTGCTGGTGTATTTCTATATGCCTCCGGATGCGGGGGGCGCTCCGATCTTCCCCGCCCGGATCTTTCAAGGGTCCGTGCTCGGCGTCCTGACGGTCATCGGGATGATCTTCGCCGGGGGGAGGCTCTTTGACGCCGTGACCGATCCCATCGTGGCCACGTGGTCCGACCGGTCGAAATCCCCCCTGGGACGACGAAGAAAATTCATGCTGATTGCAGCGATCCCCTTCGGGATATGTTCCTTTCTCTGCTTCGTTCCCCTCATCAGGGACGTCAGCGTCGTCAATTCCATCTGGCTCGCCCTGAACACGGTGCTGGCCTATTTTTTCATGACGATGTACGTTACACCGTACTACGCCTGGATAAGCGAGCTGGGTCACAATCCCCGGGAGCGGGTGGTCATCAGCACCGTCCTCTCGGTCTGCTGGATCGTGGGGTACGTGCTCGGCTCCATGTCCGTGGCGCTGCAGAGCGTGTTCGAAAAGACCATGCCGTCTTCCCTCGCGTTTCAGACGGCTCTGGCCGGATTCTCCGTCGTTGCGGTCGTCCTGATGTTCCTGCCGGTGATTTTCATCGACGAGGGGCGCTATTGCGAACCCCATGTGTCGGAGCAGGGAATACTGGACGCATTGAAGTCGTGCGTGAAAAACAGGAATTTTCTCTATTTCGTTCTCTCCGATGTCACCAATTTCACCGCCCAGATATTTCTTTTCTCCGGCATGGTCTATTACATAACGGTGCTGCTCGGATTTGAAAAGGAATTCTACTCGGTGGTTATCATGATCACTGTGGCGGTGAGCTTCGTCTTTTATCCCGTGACGGTGTGGACCTCGAAAAAATTCGGGAAGAAGAGAGTGCTTCTCTCCTCCTATGTTGCGTTTGCACTGGGGTATGTGTTCATCACGCTTTTGGGCATGATGCCGATGTCTCAGATGATGCAGATCGGCGTCATGATCGCGCTTTTTTCTTTTGCCATTGCGGTATCGGGGATCCTTCCGAATGCCGTGACCGCGGATATCGCCGAGGCCGACGGCATTACCGGCGGCGAGTTCAAGGCGGGGATATTTTTCGGCGCACGGACGTTCGCCTATAAGATGGGGCAGATGCTGGCGGCCCTGATTTTCCCGTCGTTTTTGCTGTTGGGGATGACCGTGGAAAACGACCTGGGCGTCCGCCTGTCCGCCGCGGCGGGGATGGTCGTGACGATTATCGGAGGGGGCTTGCTCTTGAAATATAATGAGAAAGAAATCCTGGGCATCCTGGCGACGAGGGAGGATGTCACAGGAGAGGTGCGGGAGCGGCACAAAGAGGAGCGATAG
- a CDS encoding MoaD/ThiS family protein: MKVEIKLFAGFRSYMPNTPDQRYIDVPDGSTVGDIIHSLGIPEEMKKIIFINGAHGSVSSVLQEKDRLAIFPPVAGG, from the coding sequence ATGAAAGTGGAAATCAAGCTGTTCGCCGGATTCAGGTCATACATGCCGAATACCCCCGATCAGCGATATATTGATGTCCCCGATGGTTCAACCGTCGGGGACATCATCCACTCCCTGGGCATCCCGGAGGAGATGAAAAAGATCATCTTCATCAACGGCGCCCACGGAAGCGTTTCGTCCGTGCTGCAGGAAAAGGACCGGCTGGCGATTTTTCCGCCGGTGGCGGGGGGATGA